The window TGTCCTGCTATAGCCACAAGAAAACCCCCAAGAAGACTGCTGTGTAATCACAGCCTCAAAATCCTTAACTGTCTGGTTGATATGAGAAAGAATAACTGTGCTATGTCATATTGGCTTTCATCTGCTTCCTCTTCTACCTCCTTCCTTGCATCTACACAGAATTTGACCAGGAAGTGGTTGGATGACCATGTGTGAAATTCAGTGTCTTTTACAGCGCAAGAGTCTAATAAACCTCATTATGAAAAATCAGCTCAGTAAAGCAGGAGGCCACGGGGTATATTTCCAGCcatttagataaaaaaaagtccttttCTCCATCGCCGCTTCACTCCTGAGGTGAAAGGGGTGGAGGGAGCTCTCTGGGTCACATGATGGTGCAGCGATTCCTCTGTAGCGCCCCCTGCAGGCGGATGGAGGTGTGGTTCTGGCGCATGCCCCGCGCCACAGCGATGCCCAGCAGCTCCTTGAATAGCAGGACTACATGCCAGTTAAACTTGGCGGAGCATTCCACATAACCGCACTTCCAGGTCTTCTTCACCAGCACTGACACTGCCCTGCGAGGCATGAAACGCTGCCGCTGCAGATCTCTCTTGTTGCCCACTACCAGGATTGGCACCTCGCTGCTGCTGCCTTCCCTACAGGAACATGTGAGGGGTAAAAAGGACAGTAAACACACGTTATCATCTCAGTGTTTGTCACGGTGGTTGGCCGGGCGTGTGCAAAAAtgtctgtgtgcagtttttccttccttctgaGGTGTGTGTGGGCGGTCTGGAGGATTAGAGCTCACAGGCTCAAGGGGCCTCCCACCACACTCTGCAATGACTGGTTTACAGCATTGTAGAGTGTGAAAATGTATGGCAAATCAGAGGTAGGCATAAATTAGTGACTGGATACTTGACGTGTTTGTGATGCATAGCTCTAGtgttaatgaaaacatttctcagATCAACATCCAGTCCAACCATTTACTGTGATGCCTGGTTGCTTGTGGTTTGGAAATCTAGTCTGATACTCTATTGGAAGATGAGAGCCCAACAGTTTACTACagcaatgtagaaaatagttaCTGGAGGAAATCCTGGATTAGATTGTGGAGAAAATACTATGAAGGACAGAAGACtgattatataaaaaatatataatgacGGTTCTCTGTTTGTTTGGGCGCCAAAGCCAGTGGAGTACGTAGCTTTAATCATCgtttttcatgaaaaatacTGACAGATGACAATTATTCTATTAGCAACAAAGTCAGCTGAAGTGCACATGTTTAGAGCAGCTGCTTTAACATATGATCCGTTCCACTTAAGATGAATAGGTTTTGGTTTTAGCAAGGTTTCTTGTTGTTACGTCGTGCCTCATCCTCTGACAAGGCCTCGCACACATGCATATTTGCTCATCTGCCTCGACAGATGGACAGATAGCTcaacagagaggaggacagagagagagaaagagagagagagatgaacagTACAATTCTCAGGCCCTGAGGCAAAAATCTTAGAGATTTGAAAAAACACATCGCAGTAATCATCTCACTTTTCTCCCTTTCACAGGTTGTGCTCacagaacacatttaaaaatatctcCTCACATATCTGCTGGAGTTTGAGTATTTTAGTAGAACAAaacgtactgtatgtgtgagtgtgtgtgcatgcatctgtgtgtgagaATTGGGAGAAACTatacagaaaaaacagagcGACCCAACACTTGTGAGAGTCTTCACAGGCTTCATGCTAgagggctaaaaaaaaaaaatagagcagaAAAAATATGGTTATTTGGTTTTTTAGCGGATGTCTGCAGAACATTGAGCATttcaagtatatatatataaatatacatatatatacatatatattgtgtgtgtgtgcccatctgagtaaataaacaaagagCTAATTTCTTTATAGATGACAAAAGCCTTGCCACCCTGTGCTACACCAGCCTCCATTATTCATGATTTCAGTTCATTTACACAGTATCTGTCCCTTCACCACtcttcccctccttcctccacCTCAGATCATTGTCCTATGATTACACATTTCTCCTGTTTTCCATTCCTGTTGCATTCACCTTTCCTCTCCCAGCTGCTGGTGATAATGGTTTTCTGTCACAGGCCATAAACATTCGTGGTAACACATTTGGAGCCGCAGGAAGGTGGGGATCAACTGTGCAGTGGCAGTTTGGTCATGTTATTGTACAACATAACAGATCAAATGAGGCCACTCATTGTACCTttcaatatgtaaatatatgcaGGTATGCCAACAAGCGCGTATGATAGAGCAGGTGATGccttttcatttgtcttttgttaACACTGGTGTTGGCAAATGTATTTTTGGCTCATGTACAGAATGTAAGCCAGCTAAGGGTCTTTGTCCTACTGTATGTTATCTCCATCTTGTTCTTATGCTTTCCTGTCTTCACTGCTGTTCTCTgtccaacaaaaacagaaatatcctAAAACTAATCTTTAAATCACATCTCAGGCGGCTCGCATGCAGCAATGCCAGAAACAAATGTCATTACTAAACTGTCAGGATGCGGGGAAGAGTGCGCCGAATTAAAAGATATCACCACAAGCAGACTATccatcactgtcacactgtcacaaaCGTGTAATTGTACGACTTTGCGGCAGGGCTGTGAAATTGCATGCTGTCTGCAGACGGGTgaaacagtgatgtcattagTAGTCACCAATGACGGTTAACAAGCTGTATGTCAGTGGTTGTATGTCCAGCGACTGTCTAAGAGTACGTCATTGACCATACCTGTGCTCCACTATCTGCTGTCTGATCATCTTGACGTATTCAAAGCTCTCCACGCAGCAGATGTCGTACACCAGGATGTAGGCGTTGGCATTGCGAACACCTCTGCAGCGCAAATCCAGCCACTCCTAAatgacagacacagaaaaaaagcttAGATATGcaaacttgtgtttttatcaaatcGTGCACACAAAACTGAGGTAATATTATTCCCTCATAGGAGTACTATAAGGCTCATACAAACAATTATTATCAATAGGCCTCACAAACATCTTTAATAAACAATTGATCAgtgtacaaaatgtcagaaaatagtgaataataCCCATCATTGTTCCCTGAAGTCCAAGTTAAGACAGACCAACTGTCAGACAGACATCACCATCCATAGTGTCAATgctactagcatggctaaaaacctTAGTTATCTTTTATATCAGGATTTTATTGTGGAGTTTGAGGCAAGAGACAAAGTTCTTTGTATGCAACGCAATGTTATTGTGTATGTGAGAAGTTATGTTCTTTCACCACTGCAATATTTTTTGGTGTCAGAAATCCATGTAGCCTTGGCACTTAACGATTAACGAGCTAACTATACCTTAAACTATTCAGTAATAGCAGAGAGCAGTGAAACAGCATGTCTTTAATTATTCTGAAACACTTTGGCTTAATGTCATAGTTCGCCTGCCTCTGCTGCTTGTCCTctataaaaaaaagagtcaatGAAGTCTAAGAGCTGGCATGGCTTTGGGAGTCTCACAGCCTTCAACAAAGTCATAAAACATGGTGCCCGGCAGAAAGCACTGTGTCCTAGCTATACATGCTCAAGGACAATGACGGCAGTTACCGCTTATAATAAACAACTTCCCCTTGTGTCAGGGGAGGAAATAGAAACACATACTGTGTAACTTTTGTTGCAACTTGGCTAAGCTTTGTGATTCAGCACACATTCAGTGGGGCAAACAGGAACATTTGTTTGATGCTAATGAGTTTCAAACTGTAATTAAAGCGCGTGGCACAACTGGGTACATTAGCACCTTACTGGGGGACAGTTGCTTCAATAGAAACACAGTGACCCATTCTTCTATTCAAGCTGTTTCCCCGTGCGCTCACcaacccaccaccaccaccttcaCTGCCTCTAACAGCATGCAATGAATTTATAAGCATTTGATCTGataaaagagggagaggaaaataGAGGAACTTCAGGGGGTGGGAAGAAAAGATCTATTgaggaaaatgagaaaacaaacgCAGCACTGAGAGAAtgttgaaaagatgaaaaaggcAGCAGTGGATCAAGGGATGAGCAGACAGGGTGTCAAAATAACCTCTGGTGTGCCTGGGCACTGCTAATGAAGGGTCTGGAGACTCTGAGACTGTCAGGAACCgagttcagttcaattcaatccAATTTAGTTAGTAAACAGTGGATACTACACTTTGCGCTAACTGCTGTAATACACAGTACGCTGTTCCTAGAGGTTAGGCATTATAATAAAATCATCATGGACAATTTTAAAGGagtggtttgacattttgggaaatacacgtATTCACTTTTTTGCCGAGATTTGGATGAGTAGATTGATACACTCTCAAGTCTGtatacaaaatataaagctggagccagtagctggttagcttagcttagcttaaagactggaaaggggggaaaaagctAGTTTGGCTCTGTCCAAATCTGTCTATCAGAGCCTATAgagctcactaattaatacattttatcttgtttgtttaatctggcaaaaaacaaagtgtaaaaggcacgtgttttggttttatgagggattatgtgccagactatttcttggctgggagcagtgacttcTTGTCACTGTGAGATTGGCAGGAAACCAGCGGAGACTCATTAAGTTTGTTTCACCTTGTGACTACagcattgtgtttgtttttaaattctgAGCCTGCGATGGGACATTTCAAGCACAGAAAAATATTTCTTgaagatttacatttttttttttctgtattcaaACTGTCCCATCCCACAATCAGAATTGAGACACAAATATAATTCCATATGTGACCATAATTCATCTTTGCAGAggcat of the Thunnus maccoyii chromosome 9, fThuMac1.1, whole genome shotgun sequence genome contains:
- the rasl10a gene encoding ras-like protein family member 10A, which gives rise to MVETLSIAVIGAPGVGKTSIIRQFIYNDFSEVYTPTRTRYVYRPSVILNGNMYELKVLDVPPISSFPSSSSQEWLDLRCRGVRNANAYILVYDICCVESFEYVKMIRQQIVEHREGSSSEVPILVVGNKRDLQRQRFMPRRAVSVLVKKTWKCGYVECSAKFNWHVVLLFKELLGIAVARGMRQNHTSIRLQGALQRNRCTIM